In Deinococcus sp. Leaf326, a single genomic region encodes these proteins:
- a CDS encoding transposase, with product MRGVLAHGLDIXVGVRCSRKLEXGRQVRDLMVRGSLVKPCGLDQTMCISWVWLYRNTEPEQRFVMSNLDLGGKYLARMGKRRWRIEAFFKTVKGRFGLERFAQHVPEVRRQALQLELNALDAFQHALFAPST from the coding sequence ATTCGGGGTGTCCTCGCCCATGGCTTGGACATCRTGGTCGGAGTGCGCTGCTCTCGGAAACTGGAGGMTGGGCGGCAGGTCCGTGACCTGATGGTCCGGGGAAGCCTGGTCAAGCCCTGTGGGCTTGACCAGACCATGTGCATCTCCTGGGTCTGGCTCTACCGGAACACCGAGCCGGAACAACGCTTCGTTATGTCCAAYCTCGACCTGGGCGGCAAGTACCTCGCTCGCATGGGGAAGCGCCGCTGGCGCATTGAAGCCTTCTTCAAAACGGTCAAGGGGAGATTCGGACTTGAACGCTTTGCTCAGCACGTCCCCGAAGTGCGGCGTCAAGCACTTCAACTGGAATTGAACGCGCTCGACGCGTTCCAGCACGCACTTTTTGCCCCTTCAACCTAA
- a CDS encoding NADPH-dependent F420 reductase, whose translation MNIGIIGAGHIGATLARKLAAQGHTVKLANSKGPESILDLAHEIGATAVTKEEAVQHVDVIILSIPFARHTELRGFFNEVPRDVVVIDTSNYYPFRDGAIAEVDGGKPEGVWVSEQIGRPVIKAWNAVLAQTLTDRGTAAGTPARIALPVAGDDADAKATAMQLVDATGFDALDAGTLADSWRQQPGTPAYCTELPLDELQMAVTAADQQRAPQNRDALMKTFMTQSAPLTHDDIVALNRALTA comes from the coding sequence ATGAACATCGGCATCATCGGCGCTGGCCACATCGGCGCCACCCTCGCCCGCAAGCTCGCTGCTCAGGGCCATACGGTCAAACTCGCGAACTCCAAAGGACCGGAATCCATTCTCGACCTTGCCCACGAGATTGGCGCGACCGCCGTCACCAAGGAAGAGGCAGTTCAGCACGTGGACGTGATCATTCTGTCGATTCCGTTTGCCCGTCACACGGAATTGAGAGGGTTTTTCAACGAAGTTCCCAGGGATGTCGTGGTCATCGACACGTCGAACTACTATCCCTTCCGTGACGGGGCTATCGCGGAAGTCGATGGGGGCAAACCGGAAGGCGTCTGGGTCAGTGAACAGATTGGCCGACCGGTGATCAAAGCATGGAACGCGGTGTTGGCACAGACCTTGACAGACCGAGGCACGGCCGCTGGCACGCCCGCACGGATTGCCCTTCCAGTGGCAGGTGATGACGCGGACGCCAAAGCCACAGCGATGCAATTGGTGGACGCCACGGGCTTTGACGCCTTGGATGCAGGTACGCTGGCCGACTCCTGGCGACAGCAGCCGGGTACCCCGGCATACTGCACTGAATTGCCGTTGGACGAACTGCAGATGGCGGTGACCGCTGCCGACCAGCAACGTGCACCGCAGAACCGCGACGCACTGATGAAGACATTCATGACCCAAAGCGCGCCACTCACGCATGACGATATAGTTGCCCTCAACCGTGCCCTGACCGCATGA
- a CDS encoding TetR/AcrR family transcriptional regulator — MILDTAQRHFQRHGISTSLDAIAKEAGIGPGTLYRHFPTREALLAAVLQLHSQELVARRASLIQIDDPEEALQQWLRALEDYLNAFSGLPEPLMAATRASAPDNPLTYPCDQLITMTDEFLQAAQLHGHTRSEVQSRDLFLATAAIAWIRGEGSTDDARRIRTLIQSGYDRSGTTRSQP, encoded by the coding sequence GTGATCCTGGATACCGCACAACGTCACTTTCAGAGGCACGGCATCAGCACCTCACTGGACGCCATTGCCAAGGAAGCCGGGATCGGACCAGGAACGCTCTACCGTCATTTCCCGACCCGCGAGGCCCTGCTGGCTGCCGTCCTACAGCTCCACTCCCAAGAATTGGTCGCGCGACGCGCGAGCCTGATCCAGATTGACGACCCGGAGGAGGCCCTGCAGCAGTGGTTGCGTGCCCTAGAAGACTACCTCAACGCCTTTAGCGGCCTCCCCGAACCCCTGATGGCGGCGACCCGGGCGAGTGCACCGGACAATCCACTGACTTACCCCTGCGATCAGCTCATCACCATGACAGATGAGTTTCTCCAAGCGGCTCAACTGCACGGCCATACCCGCAGCGAGGTGCAGTCGCGTGACCTGTTCCTGGCCACCGCCGCCATCGCCTGGATCCGGGGGGAAGGCTCCACGGATGATGCCAGGCGCATCCGCACCCTCATTCAGAGTGGGTACGACCGCTCAGGCACCACCAGGAGTCAACCATGA